Genomic window (bacterium):
AATTGACTACACCCATCCCGACCTTACCTCTAACATATGGACGAATCTTGGAGAAATAGCAGGCAATGGACTCGATGACGACGGAAATGGATATATAGATGACGTGTACGGTTATGACTTCTATAATGAAGACTCGGATCCATATGACGATCATGGACATGGAACTCACTGCGCTGGGACCCTTGGTGGCGTTGGAAATAATAATCGAGGAGTAACAGGGGTTAATTGGGACGTTGCCCTCATGGGCTTGAAATTCATGGGAGCAACTGGCCTTGGCAATACCTTCGATATCATTCGAGCAATCAACTACGCGTCTGAAAATGGCGCCAGAGTAATAAATGCCTCATTCGGAGGACCAAGTTTTGATCCAGCATTACGAGATGCGATTCAAGTAGCTGGGCAGGATGGAATCCTCTTTGTAGCCGCTGCGGGGAATAATGGCTCGAATAATGACGTTTATCCAACTTATCCTGCTAACTTTGATCTTGATGGTCTCATCACAGTCGCTGCAACTGATAGCTCAGATAACCTGACATGGTTTTCAAACTATGGAAGTAATAGCGTTGATGTCGCTGCCCCAGGAAGTAATATTTTAAGTACTGTCCCTGCAGGAGGATACGCATATTACAGCGGAACCTCTATGGCAGCCCCACATGTAGCGGGCTTGGCAGCTCTTCTCCTAGCTGCCAACCCAGGACTTTCCCTCGACCAGCTCTCAACCGCTATTCTTAGTTCTGTTGATACTATGGATTCCCTCTATCAGGTCTCTACTGGAGGTCGAATCAATGCCGCCTCAGCCATGTCTCTTGTGGTAGTACCCATAGACGACGGCGAAGAGGATGGAGATGTGCCGCCAATTGACCCATCTCCCGGAAGTGGTGGGGGAGGCGCGCTACCGCCTGACGTATATCCTACACCAGAGCCTGTATTAGAATTGCCGCGCGTTTCACTACGAGGCACAAATCCGGAAGCGAAAAGACTACTCTACGACGGACGTTATCGTGCTCGAGTTCGCTCAGACGGAGGCGACAATGTCACAATATCAGCAATTTTGAAAAATCGTTCTAGCCTCATAGAGTGTGTCCTCGGAGAGTTCCCAACGGGATATACCATCCGTGTACGGGGAAGAGTGGCTCCGCGCAACGTTGGAACCATGCAGATAGTGGCACGTTTGACTGATAAGACCGGAGCCGAGACGCTATCGCGGACACGAAGAGTTCAATCAACCTCAAGAAATAGAAGGCTCAAAACCCGATTGTCTTGTGATCCTCTCAGAAGTCGGACTCGAATCAGACCATAATACTCGTCTCGATATCCAAATTTTGAAAAAATCCAACTCGCAATTTGCAATTTTACCATTTTTTGCACCGTTACTACCGAGTAAAGTGATCCAAAGGGTGAAAGAACCAAGAGGAGCGCTATGAGGTCATTTGATGAGAAGATTCGTGATTACGCAGAACTTGTAGTAGTGCACGGGCTCAACGTACAAAAAGGGCAGATAGTGCACGTTACAGGCGAAGTTCCTCACAGAGAGCTTTTACTGGCCATTTCAGAGGCAAGTTACGAAAAGGGGGCCTTATTCGTCCAAGTAGAAATAGTAGATACTCGTTTTTCACGCCAGCGCATTGATTGCAGCTCTAATGAGAATCTGGGCTATGTGCCGCCGTACGTCACGAACAAATATGATTACCTGATAGACCAAGAGGTAGCCAACGTCCGAGTTGTGGGGCCAGAGTTTCCACTGGTCATGGATGGGGCGGATCCTGCAAAAGTAAACATCGTTCGAAAATCTGGCTATGAGGCTCGGAAGCGGTTCTATGAAGAGGGGATAAATCAATCGAAAGTACACTGGAATGTCGTTGCGGGCGCTACTCCTCAATGGGCTCATCGTATTTATCCAGAGTTCTCAATTGAAGATGCCTACATTGCTCTTTGGGAAGACCTGTTTGCATTCTGCAGGGTCGGTGCTGGAGACCACCTGGAGAAGTGGCGACGACACGACCTCGAGCTACACGCAAGAGCGAAGCACCTCACAAACCTCCGCATGAAAGAGCTTCACTTTCAGTCAGAGGGCACAGATCTTCACATCGGATTAAGTGAACACGCTAAGTTTCAGGGTGGAACGAGCATCAGTAGTCGCGGCGCTGCTTTTGAGCCGAATCTTCCAACTGAAGAGTGCTTTACGACTCCCGACTGGAGAAGGTGTAGCGGAAAAGTGCAGGCGACACGACCGTTTTTTGTGAATGGAGTGCTCATCAGAGGGCTCTCAATGACCATACAATCGGGTGAAATAACAGACTTTTCTGCAGAATCAGGCGGCAGCACCTTTGAAGCATATATTAACAGCGATCCTGGTGCGAGACGACTAGGAGAGGTGGCACTCGTCTCCGTTGATTCTCCGATATTCAAAGCTGGCAGGGTATATGAAGAGATTCTTCTGGATGAGAATGCGGCGTGTCACATCGCTATAGGCTCAGCATACCGTTTTTGTCTTGAGCTACCGAACGAATCTACCGAAGAGCAATGGAACGCAGTTGGTTGTAATTCAAGTTCAGTACACACCGATATCATGGTGAGTGATGAACACACGAGTGTCGATGCGATACTCGATGATGGATCTTGCTTTCAGGTGATCCGTGAGGGCCGTTGGGCGTTTGAAATTGATTAGCCAGACCGCTTTT
Coding sequences:
- a CDS encoding aminopeptidase, translated to MRSFDEKIRDYAELVVVHGLNVQKGQIVHVTGEVPHRELLLAISEASYEKGALFVQVEIVDTRFSRQRIDCSSNENLGYVPPYVTNKYDYLIDQEVANVRVVGPEFPLVMDGADPAKVNIVRKSGYEARKRFYEEGINQSKVHWNVVAGATPQWAHRIYPEFSIEDAYIALWEDLFAFCRVGAGDHLEKWRRHDLELHARAKHLTNLRMKELHFQSEGTDLHIGLSEHAKFQGGTSISSRGAAFEPNLPTEECFTTPDWRRCSGKVQATRPFFVNGVLIRGLSMTIQSGEITDFSAESGGSTFEAYINSDPGARRLGEVALVSVDSPIFKAGRVYEEILLDENAACHIAIGSAYRFCLELPNESTEEQWNAVGCNSSSVHTDIMVSDEHTSVDAILDDGSCFQVIREGRWAFEID